One region of Populus trichocarpa isolate Nisqually-1 chromosome 4, P.trichocarpa_v4.1, whole genome shotgun sequence genomic DNA includes:
- the LOC7480580 gene encoding mini zinc finger protein 2, translating to MPASNYRSVFQLESSSLVYQGFERGEGSVELGTSKMRKRQVAVRRTEEPSRSSTTSFTIRNVKYGECLKNHAASVGGYAVDGCREFMASGEEGTADALTCAACGCHRNFHRREVETEVICDCSSPSSNGN from the coding sequence ATGCCAGCTTCTAATTATAGGTCAGTCTTCCAATTGGAGAGTTCTAGCCTAGTTTATCAAGGATTTGAAAGAGGAGAAGGCAGTGTGGAATTGGGGACTAGCAAGATGAGGAAGCGACAAGTGGCGGTAAGAAGAACGGAAGAACCTTCAAGAAGCTCAACGACTTCTTTCACTATCAGGAATGTTAAATATGGAGAGTGTCTAAAGAATCATGCTGCTAGTGTTGGAGGGTATGCTGTTGACGGGTGCAGAGAGTTCATGGCTAGTGGCGAGGAAGGCACAGCTGATGCACTCACTTGTGCCGCTTGTGGTTGCCATAGAAACTTCCACAGAAGGGAAGTGGAGACAGAGGTGATATGTGATTGTTCTTCACCTTCTTCAAATGGTAATTAG